The following coding sequences lie in one Cloeon dipterum chromosome 1, ieCloDipt1.1, whole genome shotgun sequence genomic window:
- the LOC135948114 gene encoding inactive dipeptidyl peptidase 10-like isoform X8 gives MSDPNADYDTDDEELVASTPNQRNWRGILIALLVIMAVLGLIVFSIVLLSPPDEGPRVKGEKLQREHVTGLELHPPRFNGSWVNETEFVFRDIYGGVSVYNADNLSSRVLMTNSTFRQLNAVNFSVSSDLNYVLLIADVKKVYRYSTEAKYSIYEVATENHFPLKTEEDAEDVHPHLQQVQWSPRGNALVFVYKNDVFFRPAANNANTVRVSTSGEPGVVFNGVPDWLYEEEILKSSKAFWFSKDGSMLLFAAFNDSLVGEMQFSWYGGLGEKLSYPKTKSLRYPKAGTANPEVSLYVANLEALGSSGASARQAAGNQVVNIKPTAAVTDQEHYFTAVTWASPRQVAVIWMNRRQNLSIISICSEPSWECEDSHTERQTGRGWVDLYEAPLFSEDSTSYVIRLPVLDGESGKFQHINQIFINPKRLSPLTHGTFEVTSILAWDPESHHVYFMAAPEGKPGQRHLYRVLDQNASTTADRKKECLTCPEVVSTTNVTDSDYGPCLYSNAFFSPSAKYYIHECLGPEPPVIWLVEARTNARIALIDDYPTLRKTLATLALPQIKTIEVEIEGGYQAQVRLFLPPGLREYEEMAFPLVLHVDAAPGSQLVTERWGVDWGSYLASQRNFIVAQIDARGSGFQGEKLRHELFHKLGSVEIEDQIAVIKYLRDNLKYIDKDHLAVWGWSYGGFATAMILAQDEEVFRCGISVAPITSWIHYNSAFTERYMGLPNVTDNYRGYEESDVTKRAGNLREKLFLLIHGTADDNVHYQQSMMLIQALTAEGVLFRHQTYPDEDHSFSGVKSHMYKAMESFLDDCFGPLDFEEWEIGTSFFTFKQ, from the exons GAGCTGGTGGCCTCGACGCCCAACCAGAGAAACTGGCGCGGCATCCTGATCGCCCTGCTGGTGATAATGGCCGTGCTCGGCCTGATCGTGTTTTCCATCGTGCTGTTGTCGCCGCCAGACGAGGGGCCCAGGGTCAAAGGTGAAAAATTGCAGCGCGAGCACGTGACGGGCCTCGAACTGCACCCGCCACGCTTCAACGGCTCCTGGGTCAACG AAACCGAGTTTGTCTTTCGTGATATCTACGGCGGAGTGTCCGTCTACAACGCGGACAACCTGTCCTCCCGTGTTCTTATGACAAACAGTACTTTT AGACAGCTGAATGCAGTTAATTTTAGTGTTTCCAGTGATCTTAATTACGTTCTTCTCATCGCCGACGTTAAGAAG GTGTACAGATACTCAACGGAGGCGAAATATAGCATATACGAAGTTGCAACAGA AAACCACTTCCCTCTGAAGACGGAGGAGGACGCGGAGGACGTGCACCCGCACCTGCAGCAGGTGCAGTGGTCGCCGCGCGGCAACGCCCTCGTCTTCGTCTACAAAAACGACGTCTTCTTCCGGCCGGCGGCCAACAACGCCAACACAGTCAGGGTATCGACCTCTGGCGAGCCAGGGGTCGTCTTCAACGGCGTTCCCGATTGGCTCTACGAAG AGGAGATATTGAAAAGCTCCAAGGCTTTTTGGTTCTCCAAGGACGGCTCGATGCTGCTCTTCGCCGCCTTTAACGACTCTCTGGTCGGCGAGATGCAGTTTTCGTGGTACGGCGGCCTCGGCGAGAAGCTCTCCTACCCCAAGACCAAGAGTCTCAGATATCCAAAG GCTGGAACCGCCAACCCTGAGGTTAGTCTTTATGTGGCGAATCTGGAAGCCCTGGGGAGTTCAGGTGCAAGTGCCAGACAGGCGGCCGGTAATCAAGTCGTCAACATCAAACCGACCGCAGCAGTGACTGACCA AGAACACTACTTCACAGCAGTGACTTGGGCCAGCCCGCGGCAAGTGGCGGTCATCTGGATGAACAGGCGGCAGAATTTGTCAATAATTTCCATTTGCTCAGAGCCGAGCTGGGAATGCGAGGAC AGCCACACTGAGAGGCAGACCGGTCGCGGCTGGGTGGATCTCTACGAGGCACCGCTCTTCTCCGAGGACAGTACCTCCTACGTCATCCGTCTGCCAGTGCTTGACGGAGAATCTGGCAAGTTCCAGCACATCAACCAGATTTTCATCAACCCCAAAAGGTTGTCCCCCCTGACGCACGGCACCTTCGAGGTCACCTCCATCCTCGCCTGGGACCCAGAGAGCCACCATGT GTACTTTATGGCTGCACCTGAAGGGAAGCCAGGCCAGCGCCACTTGTACAGAGTGCTGGACCAAAATGCGAGCACCACGGCAGACAGGAAGAAAGAGTGTTTGACGTGTCCCGAAGTGGTCAGCACGACAAACGTGACCGATTCGGATTACGGGCCGTGTCTCTACTCGAACGCCTTTTTCTCGCCGTCTGCCAAGTACTACATCCACGAGTGCTTGGGGCCGGAGCCGCCAGTGATTTGGCTGGTGGAGGCCAGGACGAACGCACGCATCGCTCTCATCGACGACTACCCAACGCTGAGAAAAACTCTGGCAACTTTAGCTTTACCACAG ATCAAAACGATCGAGGTGGAAATCGAAGGAGGCTACCAAGCTCAAGTCAGACTGTTTCTGCCTCCTGGGCTGCGCGAGTACGAGGAAATGGCATTCCCCCTTGTGCTGCACGT AGACGCCGCACCTGGCTCGCAGCTAGTGACGGAGAGGTGGGGAGTCGACTGGGGTTCCTACCTGGCCAGCCAGCGAAACTTCATTGTGGCCCAAATTGACGCCCGGGGCTCTGGATTCCAGGGCGAAAAACTCAGGCACGAACTCTTCCACAAACTCGGCTCGGTGGAAATCGAGGATCAGATCGCTGTCATTAA GTACCTGAGAGACAACCTTAAATACATCGACAAGGATCATCTGGCAGTTTGGGGCTGGAGCTACGGTGGCTTCGCGACCGCCATGATTCTCGCTCAGGACGAAGAAGTCTTTCGCTGCGGAATTTCCGTGGCTCCAATCACAAGTTGGATTCACTACA ACTCTGCTTTCACTGAGCGCTACATGGGCCTGCCCAACGTGACTGACAACTACAGGGGCTACGAAGAGTCGGACGTCACAAAGAGGGCCGGCAATCTTCGGGAAAAGCTTTTTCTGCTCATCCACGGCACGGCCGACGACAACGTTCATTACCAGCAGAGCATGATGCTCATCCAAGCACTCACTGCTGAAGGTGTTCTTTTTCGACACCAG ACATATCCAGATGAAGACCACAGCTTCTCTGGCGTGAAGAGTCACATGTACAAGGCCATGGAGTCATTCCTCGACGATTGCTTTGGACCGCTTGATTTTGAAGAGTGGGAAATCGGAACgagtttttttactttcaagcagtag